The Gemmatimonadota bacterium DH-78 region GCTTCTTCGACACCTTCGGAGCCGAGCCGCTGCAGGGCAGGGTGTTCACCCCTCTCGACGGGCCCGACGCCGAGCCGGTGGTGGTGGTCAACCAGAGCTTCGTGGATCGCTTCTTTCCCGACGGCTCGGCCCTCGGCCGCCGCATTCGGCCGGGCGGACTGCAGTCGGAGTCCCCGTGGCTGCAGGTGGTGGGCGTGGTGCCCGATCTCGGTCTCACGGGGGTCGGGGACTCCCCCGAGGAGTCCCCACCGCACGGCTACTACGTGCCCCTCGCCCAGGGGGATCAGCGCTTCATGACCCTCGCGGCCTACACCACCGGGGAGCCGCTCGCGCTGGCCGGGCCGGTGCGCGACGCGGTCGTCGCAGCCGACGCCGACACCCCGATCTACTTCGTCGAGACGCTGCAGACCGCCATCGAGCGCGGCATGTGGTTCTACCGGATCTTCGGCGGCCTCTTCGCGGCCTTCGGCCTGGCCGCGCTCTTCCTGGCGTCGGTCGGTCTCTATGGCGTGATGTCGTTCGCCGTGAGCCGGCGGGTGCACGAAATGGGCATCCGCATGGCGCTGGGGGCGGGAGGGCGCGACGTGCTGCGCCTGATCCTGCGGCAAGGCATGACGCAGATCGCGGTGGGCATGGTGATCGGCACGGGGCTCGCCGTTTTCGTGGCGCGCGGCCTCGCGATCGTGATCTACGACGCGCCGCCCTGGGACCCGGCCACCTACGCCGCCGTCTTCGGCATCCTCGGGCTCACCGGATTCCTCGCGTCGTACATACCGGCGCGGCGGGCCACCCGGGTCGACCCGATGGAGGCGCTGCGGTACGAGTAGGGCGGGGGGCCTGGTCGGCGGCGGGCGGGCGGATGGATGCGAGGTGGGCGGTGGCGGGCGGGTGGTCCCCGTGGGCGGGGGCGGGGCGGGGGTCCGCCCGGGCGGTCGTTTCTCTACACTGGTAAGCTGCGACCGGACGAGTGTTACGCCGCGTAGCACTCTCGCTCCGTTTCGTGCCAGTCGTGCCTCTCCCGGACAGCGACTGCTACGCCGTGGAGCGAGAATGCTCCGTCCGGTAGCAGTGGTGGGGTCGCAGCATACGAATGCTACGAAGACACCGGACACCGGGACCGGGGCTGGCCCGCGGGGCGACCCGGCGAGGCCGCCGGGCCGGCGATCCTGACGGCCGGCAACCCTGGCGGCCGACGACCCTGATGGCCGGCGACCTCGATGGCCGGCGACCCTGGCGGCCGGACGGTCACCTGCCAATCGCGTGGCACCGCCCGGGGCGAGCCCGGGCGGTCGTTTCTCTACACTGGTAAGCTGCGACCGGACGAGTGTTACGCCGCGTAGCACTCTCGCTCCGTTTCGTGCCAGTCGTGCCTCTCCCGGGCGGCGACTGCTACCCCGCGGAGCGAGAATGCTCCGTCCGGTAGCAGTGGTGGGATCGCAGCATACGAATGTTACGAAGACACCGGACACCGGGACGGGCGCTGGCCCGGGGGGCGACCCGGCGAGGCCGGGTGTTCGGCGCGGAAAGGGACGCCCCGGTACGGTTCGCCGTACCGGGGCGTTTCCGCTCCCCGGGGGGAGCCGCAGGGACGACGGCGTCACGGAGCCCTCGGGCCCCGCTCCCCCGAAGGCCGTCGGACCCGCAGCCCTCCCCGGCGGGTAGACGCCTCGTTCCCGTTCCGAACCCGCGCCCTTCCGGAGTCCCACGTGCACGTATTCGACGCCATTCAGACCCGCCGTTCCATCAAGCAGTTCACCGATCGCGCGATCACGCGAGAGGAGATCGAGCGGCTGCTGGAGGCGGCGGTCCAGGCTCCCAATCATCGCATGACGGAGCCCTGGCGCTTCTACGTGCTGGGCCCCGAGGCGCGCACCGCCTTCGGGACCGTGCTGGGAGGACGGAAGGCCAAGCGGGTGGAAGACCCCGAGGCGGCGAAGGCGGTGGTGGCCAAGGTCGCGCGCTCGCACGGCGACCTGCCCGCGATGGTGGTGGTGGCCATGACGCAGCACGAGAATCCCGAGATTCGCGAAGAGGACTACGCCTCGGCGCTCATGGCGGTGCAGAACCTGTCCCTCGCGGCCCACGCCTCGGGGCTCGGCAGCCACATCAAGTCGGGGGCGGTGATGAACGACCCCGCGGCCCGCGCCGCCTTCGGCGTGCCCGACGATCAGCGCGTGGTGGCGATGATCGAGATCGGCGAGCCGGCGGCCACCCCCGATCGCCGCGATCGCGCCCCGGCCACCGACTGGACGGTCTGGCGCGACTGAGGGTACGCCGGCCCGCGGGGCCGCGTCAGCCTCGGCCGAGTCCCGTCGCCGACCGCACCCGCTCCATCACCTCGCCCACCACCGGACGCACTCGCTGCGCGCCGCGCTCGAGCACGTCTTCGAGGGTGTCGGTGTCGGCGAGAAGTGCGTCGTACTTCTCGCGGAAGGGCTCGAAGTGGGCGTTCATCTTCTCGAAGAGCGCCTGCTTCGCGTGCCCGAAGCCGAAGTCGGGGCGCGCATAGTTGGCGCGCATCTCGGCCTGCTCCTCGCTGGTGGAGAAGAGCTTGTAGAGCGCGAAGACATTGCACGACTCCCAGTCGAGCGGCTCCTCGATGGGGGTGGGCGCGGTGACGATCTTCATCACCTGCTTCCGCAGCTTCTTCGGGGCGGTGAGCGGCTCGATCAGGTTGCCGTACGACTTCGACATCTTGCGCCCGTCGAGACCGGGCACGGTGGCCACGTCTTCGCGCACCATGGGCTCCGGGAGCTTCAGGTAGTCGCCCCCGAAGGTGTTGTTGAAGTGCCGCGCCATGAGGCGGGTCATCTCCAGGTGCTGGATCTGGTCCTGACCCACGGGCACCACGTCGGAGTCGTAGATCAGGATGTCGGCGGCCATCAGCACCGGGTAGCTGAACACCCCGTGATTGAGGTGGTTCGCGACGCCGGCGTCCTTCGCCGCCTTGTAGGCGTGCGCCCGCTCGAGCACCCCCATGTTGGTCACGCACGAGAGCAGCCAGGCGAGCTCGGTCACCTCCGGAATCGACGACTGCCGGAAGAAGGCCGCTCGCTCGGGGTCGAGCCCGAAGGCGAGGAAGGCCGCCGTGATCATGCGGGTCGACTCGCGCATCGCCGCGGGGTCGCGCTCGGTGGTGAGCGCGTGGAACTCGGCCACGAAGTAGAAGGCCTCGTAGTCGTCCTGCAGGTCGATCGCCGGACGGATCATCCCGAGGTAGTTGCCGAGGTGCGGAATGCCGGTGGACTTGATGCCCGAAAGACTGCGTTTCACTGCGCTGCGCTCTGCCGGAGAAGGGGTGCGATCTGGAGCGGGAAGCTCACCACGACCGGCCGCTCCGCGCAACCCGGGTCAGGGCCTCCACACCACCGACATCGTGGCGTAGTGCAGCCACGCGAAGGCGTACACCTCGTCGACGTCGGCCCCCCCCTCCACCGTGCGGTAGCCGGCTTGCAGCGTGAAGCGGTCGCTCAGGGCGTAGCCCAGTTCGAGGGCCACGTCTTCGGCGCGGCCCGGTCCACCGGCGAGCGCGTCCACATCGAGACTCGCGGTCCACCGCGGAGCGAAGCGCCAGTCGCCGGCCAGATGCAGCAGAGGCACGAACCCGACATTCGTCTTCTCGCTCGATCGGTCGCCCTGTTCGAGCGCCGTCACCGCGTCGCGGATCTTGGCGGTGAAGCCGATCCAGGCGGTGGTGCTCGCACCCTCGTGAACCCGGTACCGCCAGCTGAGGCGGTAGGAGTCGAAGGTGTAGGTGGCGTCGGCCGGCACATCGGCCAGGTAGTCCTCGCCCGCGAAAGAGAGCGGCGCCGAGGGCGTGCCGGTGCCGGACACCGTCAACGGCGCTGCCAGAAGGCGCAGCCCGTGTCGGTCCGAAGCGTTCCAGGTGATGTACAGCCGACCCGCCGCCCAGGGACCACCGCCGATCACATCGCTGAGCGAGAAGCGCGTGGCCGAGGCGTCGTTCGGAATCCGCACGTCGTTGGTCGTCTGCCAGACGGGCCCGCCTTCCAGTTCGATCTCCCAGGCATGGCCCTGACCGGAGGCCGCCGAAGGGAGGAGCGACACGAGGGCGAGCGCGCCGACGCAGAGGAGGGCCGCGTGGCCCGAGCGACGGGCGC contains the following coding sequences:
- the trpS gene encoding tryptophan--tRNA ligase; the encoded protein is MKRSLSGIKSTGIPHLGNYLGMIRPAIDLQDDYEAFYFVAEFHALTTERDPAAMRESTRMITAAFLAFGLDPERAAFFRQSSIPEVTELAWLLSCVTNMGVLERAHAYKAAKDAGVANHLNHGVFSYPVLMAADILIYDSDVVPVGQDQIQHLEMTRLMARHFNNTFGGDYLKLPEPMVREDVATVPGLDGRKMSKSYGNLIEPLTAPKKLRKQVMKIVTAPTPIEEPLDWESCNVFALYKLFSTSEEQAEMRANYARPDFGFGHAKQALFEKMNAHFEPFREKYDALLADTDTLEDVLERGAQRVRPVVGEVMERVRSATGLGRG
- a CDS encoding nitroreductase; the encoded protein is MHVFDAIQTRRSIKQFTDRAITREEIERLLEAAVQAPNHRMTEPWRFYVLGPEARTAFGTVLGGRKAKRVEDPEAAKAVVAKVARSHGDLPAMVVVAMTQHENPEIREEDYASALMAVQNLSLAAHASGLGSHIKSGAVMNDPAARAAFGVPDDQRVVAMIEIGEPAATPDRRDRAPATDWTVWRD